In Musa acuminata AAA Group cultivar baxijiao chromosome BXJ2-3, Cavendish_Baxijiao_AAA, whole genome shotgun sequence, the following proteins share a genomic window:
- the LOC135607486 gene encoding alpha-L-fucosidase 1-like: MRWTSFWVVLLLHQCQYTCSKVVAPPLRRLPIPSASQLKWQRREVIVFFHFGMNTFTDSEWGTGEESPALFDPAALDTGQWVDAAAGAGASLVILTAKHHDGFCLWPSRYTDHSVARSPWKGGRGDVVRELVDAASARGIDVGLYLSPWDRHEKSYGLEVEYNEYYLAQLQELLTRYGRISEIWFDGAKGEKAKKMNYYFKDWFETVKQLQSSINIFSDAGPDIRWVGDESGSAGSTSWSTVNRTVLRIGDASLESYLNTGDPRGTDWVPPECDVSIRPGWFWHKNETAKPVSQLMEIYYNSVGHNCVLLLNVPPNSTGLVSDDDMQRLRDFRAAINSVFSTDLAAGSAAKASTQRGGEGGGFAPDNVLDCDDRTYWAAEDGDRGRGHWIELALPRANASFNVVRIQEAIAMGQRIMKHEVFADRKLVAKGTTVGYKRLHRLPSPVKARRVKIRITKSRGPPLLSAVGLHYDPFNKGSSVGKHNIGTEA, from the exons atgaggtGGACGTCGTTTTGGGTAGTGTTGTTGCTTCATCAATGCCAGTACACCTGCTCCAAGGTGGTAGCACCACCGCTGCGGCGGCTGCCGATCCCGTCGGCGTCGCAGCTGAAGTGGCAGCGCCGCGAGGTCATCGTGTTCTTCCACTTCGGGATGAACACGTTCACGGACTCGGAGTGGGGGACGGGCGAGGAAAGCCCGGCGCTGTTCGACCCGGCTGCCCTGGACACGGGTCAGTGGGTCGACGCGGCCGCCGGCGCCGGCGCCTCGCTCGTCATACTCACCGCGAAGCACCACGACGGCTTCTGCTTGTGGCCGTCGCGGTACACCGATCACTCCGTCGCCAGGAGCCCGTGGAAGGGAGGCAGAGGGGACGTCGTCCGGGAACTCGTCGACGCGGCGAGCGCCCGAGGGATCGATGTCGGCCTCTACCTGTCGCCGTGGGACCGCCACGAGAAGAGCTACGGCCTGGAAGTGGAGTACAACGAGTATTACCTCGCCCAGCTACAAGAACTGCTTACCAG GTACGGGAGGATATCGGAGATATGGTTCGACGGCGCCAAGGGGGAGAAGGCGAAGAAGATGAACTACTACTTCAAGGACTGGTTTGAGACGGTGAAGCAGCTGCAGAGCTCCATCAACATCTTTTCCGACGCCGGCCCCGACATCCGCTGGGTCGGCGACGAGTCTGGCTCCGCCGGCTCCACTAGCTGGTCCACCGTCAACCGCACCGTGCTCAGGATCGGAGATGCAAGTCTGGAAAG CTATTTGAATACGGGGGATCCACGGGGCACGGACTGGGTGCCGCCGGAGTGCGACGTATCGATCCGGCCCGGGTGGTTCTGGCACAAGAACGAGACCGCCAAGCCGGTGAGCCAACTGATGGAGATCTACTACAACTCCGTGGGGCACAACTGCGTGCTGCTGCTCAACGTCCCGCCGAACTCCACCGGGCTCGTGTCCGACGACGACATGCAGAGGCTGAGGGACTTCCGCGCAGCGATCAACAGCGTCTTCTCCACCGACCTCGCGGCGGGAAGCGCCGCCAAGGCCAGCACCCAGAGAGGCGGCGAGGGCGGCGGCTTCGCGCCAGACAACGTGCTCGACTGCGACGACCGGACTTACTGGGCCGCGGAAGACGGCGACCGCGGGCGCGGGCACTGGATCGAGCTGGCCCTGCCGAGGGCGAACGCCAGCTTCAATGTGGTGAGAATCCAGGAGGCGATCGCCATGGGACAGCGGATCATGAAACACGAGGTGTTCGCCGACCGGAAGCTGGTCGCGAAGGGCACGACGGTGGGATACAAGCGGCTCCACCGCCTGCCGTCGCCGGTTAAGGCGCGGCGGGTGAAGATTCGGATCACCAAGTCGCGCGGGCCGCCGCTGCTTTCGGCGGTGGGCCTGCACTACGACCCTTTCAATAAAGGCTCTTCCGTGGGCAAGCATAACATCGGGACCGAAGCCTGA